From Nocardia sp. NBC_00416:
GCGGCCGAGTACATGTTCGACCACAACATCTTCCAGGAGAACCTGGTCGGTGTGGATTTCTGCGAGAAAATGGTCGCCGAGACCAATCCCGGGGTGCTCGCCCTGGCCGAGCGGACCGAGGCGCCGCATTTCGAGGCGCACGGCTACCGCAAGATCGCCGACATCATGCGCGCCCTCAACCCGTTCACCGGGGAGTTCTACCGGGAGGCGCTGCAGGTGAGCCGGTACACCCGGGAGATGTTCTGCCTGATGGAGGGCAGACATGTGCACCCGTCGACGCTGTACCCCGGTGGCCCCGGCACAGTGGCGACGGTCCAGCTGATGACCGACTACATGACCAGGCTCATGCGCTACGTCGAGTTCATGAAGAAGGTCGTGCCGATGCACGACGACCTGTTCGACTTCTTCTACGAGGCCTTACCCGGTTACGACCAGGTCGGCCTGCGGCGCACTCTGCTGGGCTGCTGGGGTTCGTTCCAGGACCCCGAGTTCTGCAACTTCGCGTACAAGGATATGGAGGACTGGGGTCGCAAGATGTTCGTCACCCCGGGCGTCGTGGTGGACGGCAAGCTGGTCACCACGTCACTGGTCGATATCAACCTGGGTCTCCGGATCCTGCTGGGCAGTTCGTACTACGAGGACTGGACCGATCAGGAGATGTTCGTGAAGACCGATCCGCTGGGCAATCCGGTGGACCGGCGCCATCCCTGGAATCAGCACACCAATCCGAGGCCGCAGAAGCGCGACCTGGACGACAAGTACAGCTGGGTGATGTCGCCACGCTGGTTCGACGGCAGCGACCACCTCGCCCTGGACACCGGTGGTGGACCGCTGGCGCGCCTGTGGTCGACGGCGCTGGCGAACCTTGTCGATATCGGCTACGTGAAGTCGACAGGCCACAGCGTGCAGATCAACCTGCCCAAGACCGCGCTGCTGGGTCCGGTCACGCTGGAATGGAAGATCCCTGCTCAGGGCAGCAACACCATCGAACGCAATCGGGCCCGCACCTATTTCCAGGCGTACGCGGCGGCCTGCGCGCTGCACTTCGCGGAAAAGGCGCTCGCGGAGATCCGGGCCGGCCACACCAAGACCTGGGAGAAGTTCGAGGTGCCCGAGGAGGGCATCGGCTGCGGCTTCACCGAGGCGGTGCGCGGGGTGCTGTCGCACCACATGG
This genomic window contains:
- a CDS encoding nickel-dependent hydrogenase large subunit — translated: MTQIIPEPSHRTIEPDRLVEMAWDPITRIVGSLGIYTKIDFDNNEVVECHSTSSIFRGYSVFMRGKDPRDAHFITSRICGICGDNHATCSCYCQNMAYGVQPPHLGEWIVNLGEAAEYMFDHNIFQENLVGVDFCEKMVAETNPGVLALAERTEAPHFEAHGYRKIADIMRALNPFTGEFYREALQVSRYTREMFCLMEGRHVHPSTLYPGGPGTVATVQLMTDYMTRLMRYVEFMKKVVPMHDDLFDFFYEALPGYDQVGLRRTLLGCWGSFQDPEFCNFAYKDMEDWGRKMFVTPGVVVDGKLVTTSLVDINLGLRILLGSSYYEDWTDQEMFVKTDPLGNPVDRRHPWNQHTNPRPQKRDLDDKYSWVMSPRWFDGSDHLALDTGGGPLARLWSTALANLVDIGYVKSTGHSVQINLPKTALLGPVTLEWKIPAQGSNTIERNRARTYFQAYAAACALHFAEKALAEIRAGHTKTWEKFEVPEEGIGCGFTEAVRGVLSHHMVIRDGKIANYHPYPPTPWNASPRDGYGTPGPYEDAVQGQPIFEENDREHFKGIDIMRTVRSFDPCLPCGVHMYLGKGKTLQKLHSPTQTNTPE